Below is a genomic region from Telmatobacter sp. DSM 110680.
CTGGAGCGCTGTTCTGGGTAGCGCTGGCGTTTCTGTTCGCGTTCGCCGTCAAAGTTCCGGTCTTCCCGCTTCATGGATGGCTCGCTGACACATTTGGTGAAGCTCCCGTGGCGATGGCGATGGTAGTTGCAGGCAAGCTGGGCATCTACTCCATGCTGCGCTTTCATGTGGGTCTGTTCCCTATCCAGTCGAAAGCCATAGCGCCCTTGCTGATCACGCTTGCCGTCATTGGCATTCTTTACGGAGCGTGCCTGGCGTTGGTGCAGCGCGACTTCTGGCGCTTCCTGGCTTTCGCAGCATTGAGTCACCTGAGCCTGATCACGCTTGGTGTTTACGGCTTCACATTCGTGGGTTGGAGCGGCGCAACCTATCAGATACTCAACAACGAACTCATCGATGCCGCCTTGTTTGTTCTGCTGGGAGCACTCGAGATTCGCTACGCCACAAGTCAGATTGCTGCCTACGGTGGACTCGCAAATCGTGTACCGCGACTGGCAACCATCTTCGTGATCGTTTCGCTGGCCATGATCGGCCTTCCCATGCTGAATGGATTCGTCGGCGAATTCCTGATTCTCTCCAGCACGTTCGCAGGTGTCAGTCATCGATGGGCTGCCGTGGCAACGCTCGGAGTAATTCTCAGTGCCGCGTACATGCTGTGGCTTGTACAGCGCGTCTTCTACGGTCAGGAGAGCAAGATAACCTCTGCAGGCGCATTGGATTTGCGTCTCGGTGAGCAACTCGTGCTATGGCCTCTGGCTGTCCTGATGCTTGTCATGGGAGTCTCACCAAACTTCTGGCTTCATGCCATCGAAGTGGCGCCAAGACCCATCATGCTTCAACAGACACCTTCGATCGATATGCTTGGACAGCCCGACGTCATTCCGGGAACCAGCGGTGGAGAGGTGCAGCGATGAACGCAGTGCCGGACATCTATCGCATCCTTCCCGAAGTAGTTCTCACAATCACCGGCGTCCTCGTTATGCTAACGGATGCCTCAATGGCACCGGGACGATCGCGCCGCGGCCTGGGATGGGTCGCCGCATTTGGTACCACTCTGGCACTG
It encodes:
- a CDS encoding NADH-quinone oxidoreductase subunit M; translation: MDSSILTLILLAPLAGAILVALLPDRGKLSAWVTLLTTLVSFGLTLHLPAHFNLQQSGFQFVVNKPWIESPAIFYHVGVDGLSLWLTVLVGLLGPVGVLASWNSITRRQKVFYSLFLLQQTAMYGVFISLDLMVYYGFWELSLVPMAILIAMYGRKEGSKAATKFFLFTFIPSAPLLVAILWLYARTGTFNFSELRILIGAGALPAGALFWVALAFLFAFAVKVPVFPLHGWLADTFGEAPVAMAMVVAGKLGIYSMLRFHVGLFPIQSKAIAPLLITLAVIGILYGACLALVQRDFWRFLAFAALSHLSLITLGVYGFTFVGWSGATYQILNNELIDAALFVLLGALEIRYATSQIAAYGGLANRVPRLATIFVIVSLAMIGLPMLNGFVGEFLILSSTFAGVSHRWAAVATLGVILSAAYMLWLVQRVFYGQESKITSAGALDLRLGEQLVLWPLAVLMLVMGVSPNFWLHAIEVAPRPIMLQQTPSIDMLGQPDVIPGTSGGEVQR